A single region of the Bombus fervidus isolate BK054 chromosome 18, iyBomFerv1, whole genome shotgun sequence genome encodes:
- the LOC139996477 gene encoding putative fatty acyl-CoA reductase CG5065 isoform X1 yields the protein MFQLTRVGRLLQLVLKYSREMPMNDTLWYPGCPMIANKYIFNVLSVIPYVLPAFLIDTFLRLRGSKPTMMKLLKNGNKLLTSVSYFLTNEWTFQRDNCSDLARKVKMLHDGDMVKLDLEDMDWEKYVAIYLMGIRKFILKQEFQSTARERLSRLYWIHQITKMSGIMTFLLIIYCIVY from the exons atgttCCAATTGACAAGGGTGGGTCGGTTGCTACAGCTCGTGTTGAAGTATAGCAGAGAAATGCCAATGAACGATACACTATGGTACCCGGGTTGTCCAATGATagctaataaatatattttcaacgttCTGAGTGTAATTCCGTATGTTTTACCTGCGTTCCTCATAGATACATTTTTAAGACTGCGAGGCAGTAAACCAAC aATGATGAAACTTCTAAAAAATGGCAACAAGCTGCTCACATCGGTATCATATTTCCTGACGAACGAATGGACTTTCCAAAGGGATAACTGTTCCGACTTGGCAAGGAAGGTGAAAATGTTACACGACGGCGATATGGTCAAACTAGATTTGGAAGATATGGATTGGGAGAAGTATGTCGCAATTTACCTGATGGGAATTAGGAAATTCATTCTAAAACAAGAGTTTCAATCAACAGCCCGAGAACGATTATCAAG ATTGTACTGGATACATCAGATCACTAAAATGTCCGGTATAATGACCTTCCTACTGataatatattgtatcgtGTACTGA
- the LOC141445945 gene encoding fatty acyl-CoA reductase 1-like has product MCDEFDKTSINLLEKRILKTCPNTYTFSKNLAEQIVANKCKDLPVAIVRPSIVGASLEEPCPGWLENISAITGVIRLVSRGCATVIRGRKDARLDIVPLDFVVDTIISTAWHVTLHPEHEVKVYNCTSNANPLR; this is encoded by the exons ATGTGTGACGAATTCGACAAAACGTCGATCAACTTGCTCGAAAAGAGGATTTTAAAAACTTGTCCAAATACGTACACATTCAGTAAGAATTTAGCAGAGCAAATTGTAGCAAACAAGTGCAAAGATCTGCCAGTTGCGATAGTGCGGCCGAGCATAGTTGGTGCCTCTTTGGAAGAACCATGTCCTGGTTGGCTAGAGAATATTTCTGCAATAACAG GTGTCATTCGGCTAGTTAGTAGAGGATGTGCAACAGTAATACGGGGTAGGAAAGATGCAAGATTAGATATCGTGCCCCTCGACTTCGTAGTCGACACGATAATATCTACTGCATGGCATGTTACGCTACATCCTGAGCATGAAGTTAAAGTTTACAACTGCACGAGTAACGCTAATCCTTTgaggtaa